From Spirosoma agri, one genomic window encodes:
- the accB gene encoding acetyl-CoA carboxylase biotin carboxyl carrier protein yields the protein MNTQDIQQLIDFISQSGLDEVNIETTDLKISVKRYGAGAPVAAPTPVAPAPAPVATAAAPAPAPQTAAAAPAVVATPKADTSNYITIKSPMIGTFYRSSTPETPSFVEIGDSVTEGKVVCIIEAMKLFNEIESEVSGRIVKVLVENATPVEYDQPLFLVEPI from the coding sequence ATGAACACACAAGACATTCAACAACTCATCGATTTCATTTCTCAGTCAGGTTTGGATGAGGTAAATATTGAAACGACCGATCTCAAGATCAGCGTAAAACGGTACGGTGCGGGTGCTCCCGTTGCTGCTCCCACACCAGTTGCGCCAGCACCGGCACCTGTCGCTACAGCTGCAGCTCCCGCACCAGCGCCACAGACTGCAGCAGCTGCTCCGGCGGTTGTTGCTACTCCCAAAGCTGATACGTCGAATTATATTACCATCAAATCACCAATGATCGGTACCTTCTATCGGTCGTCTACACCCGAAACGCCTTCGTTCGTTGAGATCGGTGATAGCGTGACGGAAGGGAAAGTGGTCTGCATTATCGAAGCGATGAAGCTGTTCAACGAAATCGAGTCAGAGGTATCTGGCCGGATCGTAAAAGTGCTTGTTGAGAATGCTACTCCGGTAGAATACGATCAGCCGCTGTTTTTGGTAGAACCTATTTAA
- the efp gene encoding elongation factor P encodes MATTADIRNGLVLSFNNDLFQITDFQHVKPGKGAAFVRTKLKSLTTGRVIDNTFNSGVTVYPVRVERRKFQYLYKDETGYNFMDQESFDQINIDGKLIDGADLMKEGQEVEILINAETEVPLTCELPPFVELEVTYAEPGIKGDTANSPKKRVEVESGAKIMVPLFIESGEKIRVDTRTRDYVERVK; translated from the coding sequence ATGGCAACGACCGCAGACATCCGCAACGGATTAGTCTTGAGCTTCAACAACGATCTCTTTCAGATTACTGACTTTCAACACGTTAAGCCCGGAAAAGGTGCGGCTTTCGTGCGTACCAAGCTGAAAAGCCTAACAACAGGTCGGGTGATCGACAATACGTTCAACTCGGGCGTAACGGTCTATCCGGTTCGGGTGGAACGCCGAAAATTTCAATACCTTTACAAAGACGAAACGGGCTATAACTTTATGGACCAGGAGTCGTTTGATCAGATAAATATCGACGGCAAGCTCATTGACGGCGCTGATCTGATGAAAGAAGGACAGGAAGTTGAGATTCTGATCAATGCCGAAACGGAGGTTCCGCTTACGTGCGAATTACCACCGTTCGTTGAGCTGGAAGTGACATACGCTGAACCCGGTATCAAGGGCGACACGGCCAATAGCCCCAAAAAGCGGGTTGAAGTGGAGTCCGGTGCTAAAATCATGGTACCTCTCTTCATTGAATCGGGTGAAAAAATTCGGGTCGATACCCGCACACGAGACTACGTAGAACGCGTGAAATAA
- a CDS encoding beta-ketoacyl-ACP synthase III: MSKAAITGVYGYVPDYVLTNAELERMVDTNDEWITSRTGIKERHILKGEGMGSSHMGAKAVAGLLEKLSIKPEEVDLLICATTTPDYVFPGTANLICDMVGIRNIGSFDIQAACSGFVYALTIGSQFIETGKYKKIVIVGADKMSAIIDYTDRATCVLFGDGAGAVMLEPNEDGLGILDSIIKSDGVGQNHLYQKAGGSRYPPTHETVEKRSHYVYQDGPAVFKFAVKNMADVSAEIMERNNLAGSDVAWLVPHQANKRIIDATAHRMGIEADKVMMNIHRYGNTTAATIPLCLFDYESQLKKGDNLVLAAFGGGFTWGAAYVKWAY, from the coding sequence ATGAGTAAAGCTGCCATAACAGGAGTCTACGGCTATGTTCCCGACTATGTGCTGACCAACGCCGAACTGGAGCGCATGGTTGATACAAACGATGAATGGATTACAAGCCGTACGGGCATTAAGGAGCGGCACATTCTGAAGGGCGAGGGTATGGGCTCGTCGCATATGGGGGCAAAAGCCGTGGCAGGTTTGCTCGAAAAATTAAGTATCAAACCCGAAGAAGTCGATCTGCTCATCTGTGCCACCACCACCCCAGACTACGTGTTTCCGGGGACGGCAAACCTGATCTGCGACATGGTTGGTATCCGCAATATTGGCAGTTTCGATATTCAGGCCGCCTGCTCAGGCTTTGTGTATGCCCTGACCATTGGTTCGCAGTTTATTGAAACCGGTAAGTACAAGAAAATAGTTATTGTCGGTGCAGACAAGATGTCGGCCATTATCGACTATACCGATCGCGCTACCTGCGTTCTGTTCGGCGATGGAGCCGGTGCCGTTATGCTTGAACCGAATGAAGACGGATTAGGCATCCTCGATTCGATCATCAAATCGGATGGCGTTGGGCAAAACCATTTGTATCAGAAAGCAGGCGGCAGCCGGTACCCACCCACGCACGAAACGGTCGAGAAACGCTCGCATTACGTTTATCAGGACGGTCCCGCTGTGTTTAAATTTGCGGTTAAGAATATGGCCGATGTCTCGGCGGAGATTATGGAGCGGAATAACCTGGCGGGCAGCGATGTAGCCTGGTTAGTACCACACCAGGCCAATAAACGGATCATCGACGCCACGGCGCACCGCATGGGCATTGAGGCCGACAAAGTTATGATGAATATTCATCGATACGGCAACACCACCGCTGCCACGATTCCGCTTTGTCTGTTTGACTATGAGTCCCAGTTAAAAAAAGGGGACAACCTTGTATTGGCGGCTTTTGGTGGTGGATTTACCTGGGGAGCCGCTTACGTGAAGTGGGCCTATTAA
- the plsX gene encoding phosphate acyltransferase PlsX gives MKIAVDAMGGDFAPEAIVEGVMMAAAELPENVTIVLIGKQSLVQELIRKHGAEAVANVELVNADDVIEMSEHPTKALSQKPNSSIGVGFKLLKDGQVNAFCSAGNTGAMHVGALFSIKSIEGILRPCIAGFVPQITGGYAVMLDIGANADCKPEMLAQFGEVGSIYAQYTFGIERPRVALMNIGTEEQKGSLVAQAAHQLLKDSRKINFVGNIEGGDFFAGKADVIVTDGFTGNTMFKLGESFYTMAAERGIRDGFLDKTNYESVGGSPILGVNGNVIIAHGISSPLAIKNMIGLAIRQVESDAYTKIAQALS, from the coding sequence ATGAAAATTGCAGTGGACGCAATGGGTGGCGATTTCGCTCCCGAGGCAATTGTAGAAGGGGTTATGATGGCCGCTGCTGAATTGCCGGAAAACGTAACTATCGTGCTGATAGGCAAGCAGTCCCTTGTGCAGGAATTAATCCGCAAACACGGTGCAGAGGCCGTTGCCAATGTTGAATTGGTCAACGCTGATGACGTCATAGAAATGAGTGAGCACCCAACCAAAGCGCTCTCCCAAAAACCCAATTCCAGCATCGGAGTTGGGTTTAAGCTTTTGAAAGACGGTCAGGTCAATGCGTTCTGTAGCGCTGGAAATACGGGAGCCATGCACGTTGGTGCCTTATTCAGCATCAAATCCATCGAGGGCATTCTACGGCCTTGTATAGCTGGTTTTGTACCACAAATTACGGGCGGTTACGCCGTTATGCTTGACATTGGTGCCAATGCTGACTGTAAACCTGAGATGCTGGCCCAATTCGGCGAGGTCGGCTCTATTTATGCCCAATACACCTTTGGCATCGAACGCCCGCGAGTGGCACTGATGAATATCGGCACTGAAGAGCAGAAAGGATCGCTGGTAGCTCAGGCTGCGCATCAGTTGCTCAAAGACAGTCGTAAAATCAATTTCGTTGGCAACATTGAGGGTGGAGATTTCTTCGCCGGAAAAGCAGATGTCATTGTCACGGATGGCTTCACGGGTAACACGATGTTCAAACTGGGTGAGTCGTTCTATACGATGGCCGCCGAGCGGGGTATTCGTGATGGATTTCTGGACAAAACGAATTACGAATCTGTTGGCGGCAGTCCCATTCTGGGCGTTAATGGCAACGTAATCATTGCTCACGGCATTTCGTCGCCATTGGCCATCAAAAACATGATTGGTCTGGCCATCCGACAGGTAGAATCCGACGCGTATACAAAGATTGCACAGGCTCTCAGTTAG
- the rpmF gene encoding 50S ribosomal protein L32 produces MAHPKRRHSSTRRDKRRTHYKATAVTLSTDAQTGEVHERHHAHVFEGNLFYKGQIIIENYAKTA; encoded by the coding sequence ATGGCACACCCCAAACGACGCCACTCCAGCACCCGGCGCGATAAGCGCAGAACGCACTACAAGGCTACGGCCGTAACCCTCTCGACTGATGCCCAAACCGGCGAAGTCCATGAGCGGCACCATGCCCACGTTTTCGAGGGCAACTTATTTTACAAAGGACAAATTATCATTGAGAATTACGCTAAAACAGCCTAA
- a CDS encoding YceD family protein codes for MNTLRAYDINIVGLEKKRYEYDFTSDDAFFAALDQDLIPKGNVQTHLILDKSETMIRLDLHITGTVEQTCDRSLDEYDELVDTQQTMLLKFGDHNEELSDEIELIERNTATINVARYIFEFIILSLPMKRLHPRFRDEDDGSDDEQNGKLIYRSDDEMTDENNQPPIDPRWAALRKLNDN; via the coding sequence GTGAACACATTACGCGCATACGACATCAACATTGTCGGTCTTGAAAAGAAACGATACGAGTACGACTTCACGTCGGACGACGCGTTTTTTGCTGCGCTGGACCAGGACCTGATTCCGAAAGGCAACGTTCAGACGCACCTCATTCTGGATAAGTCGGAGACGATGATCCGGCTGGATCTTCACATCACGGGCACTGTTGAGCAAACCTGCGACCGGAGCCTCGATGAGTACGATGAGCTGGTCGACACGCAGCAGACGATGCTGCTTAAGTTCGGTGATCATAATGAGGAGTTGAGCGATGAAATCGAACTTATTGAACGTAACACGGCGACAATCAATGTTGCCCGTTACATCTTCGAGTTCATCATCCTGTCGCTGCCAATGAAACGGTTGCATCCCCGTTTTCGGGATGAGGATGACGGTAGCGACGATGAGCAGAATGGTAAATTAATCTACCGCTCTGATGATGAAATGACTGACGAAAACAACCAGCCGCCGATAGACCCGCGCTGGGCGGCCCTTCGTAAATTGAATGATAATTAA
- a CDS encoding DMT family transporter codes for MLLTVVTVTTFAVLIRIVANPLSNVFQKQLTHRAADPLFVISATYGFLALVCLAFWSQLRFAGLPVAFWSCMLVVGLFAMIGNVFLVKALHLGDLSVLGPINAYKSVVGLIVGIFLLNEIPRWWGLVGVLLIVVGSYVVLATKQPQTGFSWRLFQRPEVRLRLAALVFSAIDGAFLKKAIVLSTPTIAFFYWCLFGFGFTIIWIGFTRRERWREQATLLVSQKSTYFALFLTVGVTQVASNIALAGMQVGYALALFQTSALVSVLFGYQFFNEKGILRKLIGAGIMVAGAVMITVLG; via the coding sequence ATGTTACTTACCGTTGTTACCGTCACTACGTTCGCCGTCCTGATCCGAATTGTGGCCAATCCGCTGTCGAATGTGTTTCAGAAACAGCTCACTCATCGGGCTGCGGATCCCCTGTTTGTCATATCAGCTACGTATGGCTTTCTGGCGCTGGTTTGTCTGGCGTTCTGGTCACAGCTTCGCTTCGCCGGGCTACCGGTCGCGTTCTGGTCGTGTATGCTGGTGGTGGGGCTGTTTGCCATGATCGGTAACGTATTTCTGGTCAAGGCGCTTCATCTCGGCGATCTGTCGGTATTGGGACCGATCAATGCCTATAAATCGGTGGTGGGGCTTATCGTCGGTATCTTTTTGCTGAACGAGATTCCGCGCTGGTGGGGACTGGTGGGTGTTCTACTGATCGTGGTGGGGAGCTATGTGGTACTGGCTACGAAGCAACCGCAAACGGGCTTCTCCTGGCGCCTGTTCCAGCGTCCCGAAGTCAGACTAAGGCTGGCCGCGCTCGTATTTTCCGCCATCGACGGTGCTTTCCTAAAAAAAGCCATTGTGCTGTCAACGCCAACCATTGCGTTCTTTTACTGGTGCTTGTTTGGCTTCGGATTTACGATCATCTGGATAGGGTTTACCCGTCGGGAACGCTGGCGGGAACAGGCAACGCTGCTGGTTTCGCAGAAAAGCACGTACTTCGCTCTATTCCTGACCGTTGGTGTTACGCAGGTAGCGAGTAACATCGCGCTGGCGGGTATGCAGGTGGGTTATGCGCTCGCCCTGTTCCAGACGTCGGCGTTGGTAAGCGTGCTGTTCGGATACCAGTTCTTCAACGAAAAAGGGATCCTTCGTAAGCTCATCGGGGCGGGTATTATGGTGGCCGGAGCCGTGATGATCACTGTTCTTGGCTAA